Sequence from the Acropora muricata isolate sample 2 chromosome 10, ASM3666990v1, whole genome shotgun sequence genome:
AAATTGTTACCTATTCTCGTTGTTGTCTCAGCCAAATATTCAGGTTATTGCAACAGATCATTCTACTCATTTTTTTGACGAGGAGAAAATTCCTGTGAAAGTTTACAGGGACAGACATGAGTGGGAGGTAAACAAAGGTAGTGTTTACTGTGACAAGTTGGCAAGCGAGAAATCCGAACCACTCTCAAATTGCCCATAGCTATCGCCTATATTCTATGCAGAGCAGTTACACTCGTCCAGTTGAAGGAGCTTTGATTGTTACTCAACTCTTCAATATCGATTACGAGACCCAAGGGGACTGAATGCAAATGACATCATTGGTATAGTATACAaatatcccccgaaggggaggtgaatagtggtggatatataccgagacgcgaagcatcgaggtatatatccaccgctcttcaccgaccctgagggggatagttgttttagtatttaccaaatcagatggataaaaaaacgcttcttgaatttcttcttctaaaactttcgcgaaacgacgtaCCATTTCTCTCTCGgctcgcaaaacagtgaatatccaaggatattccgagttacgggagccaatcaaaacgtgcgaaaattgctatccactgatttggtaaatactaatgtaGGATATCAAGTAATTGCCTTGATATGAGGGAGTTGGAGATTACTTTAAGATGCCCAGGAGGTAAATGTGACAGAGTTGGGGAAAAGTCAGGCAATTTGAGTCATACATGGCCAAAAATAGGGCTATGAATAATATGAAGTTCCTGTCTGGCTGTAAATGAGGATGTACAGTTGACTCTTTCCAAGCACATCTTGGAAAATCTAACAATTGATCCACATGGAGTGACATTGTGTGAGCTGGCTAGAAAGTATCCATACCACCCACACAGAACGAGTTTGCCAGATGACCCCCTCCCCACCCTCTGCATTTTCTGAAATTGGCTTTGAAAGTTTACCCACGGTCCCCTCTGGAATTTCCAAAGTTTTCCCACACTCCCTACAAATATTGCTAGCTCTTAATGAAGACAAGTAGTTTTGTTCTCTTGGATGCCAAATTTTGTGAGTTTCATGTATTTTTACTTTCTGTTAAGTACTACAACAGATAAGTGAATTTGTTGTGTGCTCAAGTCATGAAGAaataatttgttgaaaaagtttCCGACcacatgaaaatgaaatgcaagATCAGGTCGGAAATCAAACTGTACTTTTCTCTCACTGGGTCAAGAAGAAAGCAAAAGTTTAAGAAGTATAAACAAAGAGATCAGGACCTCATTACATGATAAGACAGTGCGAGTATTGAATTTCATTCTACCAAATTTACGTATCTTAGTTAGCGGTAGCACATCACTGATTTCATTTATAATAAAATCATTGTTACCCAAAGTTTGACGTGCTTGAAACGACTTGTGTAACTTCTGTTCATTGTAGAGGAATATAACTgatatgaaaataattttttgtgcgTTTTCTGTTCTTGACATGCCAGGAATATGAAAGTTTTCGTTCTACTGGGTTGAAAATTAACGACAAAAGCGTATAAAAAAATGGTATTTATTCCTAACCTTAAAGGTATCTATCTGATTCAATTTGAGCAACCGTATAAAATCTTACACTTCCCAACCTTTAGAACTCTTTCGTGAACTGCTTTAAAGCTTTGCGTAAAGACTTTTAAAAAATGTGTTACTGGAAgtatataattttattataagtttgatttttttatgCATTAAAAGGGATTATCATTCGAGACTTTGCAAACTCATCAGCaagttgtttttaattaatgtgCCTTGATGTTTTTAGATGGGGACATGCCCctaacaataaataaattttgGTTATCATCAATAATTGATAATTGTTGATCCCTCAACAGACATGGAGCTCAATGAGGGATCCTATTTTACACATTGaggtgaattttttggtcatttcTTTTAAGTATTGTGCTTTGATACAAAAATTCTctgattattccaagttggtcatgttgtacaaaataggcgaagtgatCATTCGCTTGCTTAGCACATATGGTTTTCATATGAAGGCAAACAACGACAGATTTACTGCTGCTGGCTGTCGTCGTCAGAATCTCAAATATGactgaaaatttcacgtcgtcgtttggcaaactacgtcaaaaaattgcaccaaaaagcgtgccctACGTggagcatgattatttttcttcgttcaaccaatcaaatcattgatttgaggcgttgtcatttcttaaacttccCCGTAAGCTGAAAGCAACAGTTGCCATGCCAACGAACTAATCTCACTGGCTCACCTTTACTTACAGCCCTGATTATATTACCGTGAACACCTAAAATATGTCTGGAATGTTAATTGTGTTGTAACCGATCACATGCGAGATCTTCACACTACAGCAACCACAGTCAACGAACCGTTTCCTATCGGCCAcggaacaaattatttccattttgttttaatattcaGTCTTTTTACCAGTAAACAATTACTTTTCCTTCACAAATGCCTTCAGAGAAAATTGGGCTCTTTACTTTGCGTGATGTGTCAATCATTCCATGAATGATGAATTTGTTCGGCGGTCTTTCCAGTTTGCGATGTTGCGAACAAGGAACTTCAGCTGGCACAGTAGTTCAATCGTTGGCCCACATAAATCCAATCCccttgttgtacaaaaaatattAGCAAGGATTATGCTATCAGAAATGAAAACATCACGAttgttccttatttttttattatcttcatGTGATGTCGTCACATGGAAAGCTGGTCGCCGTCGCGTCGCGTCGCGTTGGCTTCCGAAGTTTTTCTTTCTAAACTCGAACGATTACCTGGATGCGGTCCTCAGCACTGATCTTGGGGAACAGCggtgttttaaattcctaataaGACAGTTTGTATCCTtgaacaaaacgaaaataatttgttccgtgGCCGATAGGAAACGGTTCGTTGCCTGTGGTTTCTTTGGTGTGAGGATCTAGCATGTGATTGGCTACAACACAATAAACATTCCAGACATATTTTAGGTGTTCACGGTAATATAATCAGGGCTGTAACAGGGGATATCTATTTTCCTTCGAAATTTAGAAAGCATTTACAAAGTGTTGCTAGCATAACTGAAAAGAAGATATCACCCAACAATAGCAATGTAACTGACAAGAAACATCATTTCTTTCTGTGGAGTCCTGGAGACTAGTGAAGTTGTCATGTGACTCACGATCGAATACGTTCGGACTACGTTGTGTTTATGCCATGTGCTTGCTGTAATAGCGGAGTTTTACACTCGGTTCATGTACATGTATCAAAAGGGActtttagcatcacgtttacggcaaacggcgaaCCTGAGGAGGTCACGTGACCACTGCTTTGCCGTCACGTTTGCAGTTTGCGGTTCCAGTTTCGACGAGAAGAACGCGCTCCAGCGGTAGGTGACTTACGGGAAGTTTTTTTGGCCGCTTTACGAAACCAACTCACGTTTGACACTTTTAGTAAGAATTTTCTACCTTTTATGGATCCAAATGTCGTTTTCTgtgattaaaaaataatatattttgcATGAtctaaaacgaagaaaaccgAGTAgcgaaaaaagttgaaaacaaaatggcggctcaaAGTTCCTAAACATGTGCATGCAACGAAACACAGTTATGGACTTCTGTATCAATGTATGCCTTCTTCTGTTTCTAGAAAATGCCTTTTAGATGGCCAAACACTTGCCAAGAAGTGATGCTGGCGACCGAAGTGGCCCAGCGACGGCCAAAATGTCCCGCTGATTGTGAGGAAATTGCGAGGACACTTTGCCCTATTTTTTCGGAAGACAAAAAACCCGATGTGCTCCCAGGACGAGCTTGTGGCAGAGGATGAATGGCCTTATCTCGAATTACCTAGAAGAAGATAAATATTTTACCCAGAATTAATCCTTTCCCGCGAAAAGACGTCAACGCCATGCTAAAGTCAATTTTGGTGACGACTGCAAACGGTAAACCTCAAACCGCTAGcagccgtttgccgtttgccgtaaacgcgatgctaaaggTCCCTAAAGAAACCACACTTTCTAAAATCAATTACTGCACCATTCAATGCCAAAATCACCCAAATCGCCAACGCGATAACAAAAAATGCGGCCATAAGGGCACCAACAGGTATCCAGAGCAGCAAAAGCAGGAGAATCCAACAGAACCCTGAAAAatagtgaaagaaaaaatagtgaaagagtagtgaaagaaaaaaattaatcaaattcatttttaaaactaaaacaTTTGTTGATATCATTTTCAAACGTAAAGCTCTTGAAAGTGTATATTTCAGCTCAATTTGCATCTTAGCTTTCCGCTCGGCCCTTTTGTACTTTTAATACTCGATGCAGGTCGGTCCTGAGAACAAGGTTTGTGTATTTGGAAGAAGAGCAGAGAGTAAGGTGGACACACATCAACACCAACCCCATGGTGTCTCCTGTGGTGTGGCCAAGACTGTAGGTATACGCACTGCCATAACACTGGTACCTGAGCAGTGGCAGCCAAAGACAGCTGTGTCGTCCTTGTTAGGACTCAGGCAAGAGTCGTGTGCCGGGATGATGACAGTGTTCATTCTGGGGCGTTTCTTTACAAGTGCTGAAGCTGATGGGTCCACTTGAAGTCCCTATCTGAAAGAGTGCTATATTGGTTACAGGTCAATTGTGAGAAGTAACTTCATACCTTTTCCGCAAGGCTCATACCATTTGTCGCCCTTGGAGCagtaaaagcaataaaaacagcagtcTCGCTCAGGAGGTTCAGCTGCCACAATGTGCGTCTCCTGCTGACAGTAGGTGTTGTTTGTTACATCTGGTACAGGACTTGGATTGAAATAACCActaaaatatgaaataaaagaagaacTTTGGCATGCAACCAGTTGTAAATTTTCCTATGGATAAACATCTTTGTTAAGACTGAATCTACAATGATGAGCATGAAAGTCGATTTTATTGagaatataataatttttaattgaatGTGACTGTACTAATTCGTGGTGGTACATCTGCACGGATTTGCGGCGTCGTTGTCATTGGTAACGAACGGCCTTCCCCTTCCACCCAACAATGTTACGGAGTGATTCACGAATTCTGAGTAAGTGACATGTGGGTTGAGCTCAGTTGAAATAATGTTAAATAACtaattttaaggaaaagaaaccttatttcaaaaaattctcAACAAAGCATGGCTGTCATGGTTAATTCACGACAAAGGTAGGTTTGCGTTAGAGTTCTCTTGAGAGACTTACTGTATCGTATTAAGATTAAAATGAAATCGACAAGATAAGTGGAATTATTTAACTTCTCACCCTTCAGGAGCTGCCGCCACTGCTCCGAATTGTTGGTCATAGCTGTAGGGCGGACTTTAAAAAAAGCACAATTAAAACAACAGACATGTCAAACTATTGGTTAAAGGGTAGATTGAAATATAGAAATAAAAAAGACTCACTATTCATCAACAACTGTGTGTCTTTATTTTACCAACTGGCATGGCTTTGCGGAAACACCCTTTACctcttaaaacaaaattaagttgGCCGCTTAGGAGATTAaactaaaagaaaggaaagggcATGTGGAATTATTAAACCGCTCACCATATAGCAGCTATCTGCACTGTTCCCAATTGTTGGTTATAGAGataactgaaaaacaacaacaacagccaaCATTATTCATAAAATAGGGTgtgtttttattgaaacaacTGAATTTTAGGGAAAAACTTTGAGCCCTAAAAGAAATACGCTAAGCTGCTCGGGAGATCAAAGACATATTTGCAGAAATCAGGTGTGATAATTTGCCAGGAGAAAACAGTGTCCAAATTTTGCTGCTTCACAGAAAGTAAAGAATGCAACAAAGAATATCACTGGAAGACTCTGTGCTGACTTGGATGGTCAGGAAAGTTGGTTTACAACTTTACAGACTCAACTACGACAGTCTTAAACAAGAAGAACTTAACTAAAGCTGCTAAGTCAGACGAAAAAAGTGAAGCTCTTCTAAATCTCAAAGACATCAACTTCACATCTGACTCAACATCAAACTTCATCACTAAAGTTGCAGAGTGATTTTTTacaaataagaaatatttccaAACCTTTTCTAGTTGCTGATGTTGCTAACATACACCACTGATTAAAGACACTATTGTTCAGTTGTCGTCATTATAAGACATATTTATTTCTACCTTACCattattgtattattaaacAGTTTAGTTTGCATTAAGAGGGTAATGTTGCAGTTCCTTGACAAAATCAATGGACCAGAACTTCTAGCAAATACAGAGATAACCATCTCTGTGAGTGAATTGATATTCATTGATACGCCTAACATACATGCACATTGTCTGACTTCAATTGACAGGACGTTTCGTTTACatgattttcttcaaaaatatgaaacattttcaaaacctTTCTATTTTTTAATTGTTCATGTTCATAATATACCACTTGAGTAAGATGTTATCTTTCTGTTGATGTTACTGTAAATAAATTgatattttttccttccaatAAAAATCTTATTTTCAGTTCAGATGCATAGTTTAGTAATGTTTCATTGTATGAGAAGTATGTATCCACTCTTGCACAAAACTTCAATACCACAGATAAGATATTTATTTAATGATCTATTTTAAGATAACGCAAAATATGGATTTCTTGTTGCAGTTTCCCCCGCATAAAAGCATCATGCAGCAAAAATAGGAAGTAGATGTATGcattgttaataatatacatcaCAAATTACAAATACTGAGCAAGTTCCGGTTCGGAAGTGTCGCACGCATATTCACGCCACCAAAGTAAAAGATCTGGTTGGTTCTTACCAAATCCTATTGTTAATTAACCAATTAAAACCGAGAATTTTGTGAGTAAATAGCGATGAATTAACTAATTTTCCCCAAAATTAACTCTACTTTGGACTGTGTTTACGAATAACTACACTGCTGTCAACCATTCAGAATCGGGCAGTTTTGTCGTCTATTATTAAGATTAAAGTAAAATGGAAAACAATAAGTGGAATTATCTCACCCTACGGCAGCTTCTTCTACTATTCCAAATTGTTGGTCATAGGGCGGACTGAAATTAAACAAACTACACTGCTGTCAACCATTCAGAATCGAGCAGTTTTGTCGTCTATTATCAAGATTAaagtaaaatggaaaaaaataagtGGAATTTATCTCACCCTACGGGAGCTGCCTGCACTGTTCCAAATTGTTGGTCATAGGACGGActgaaattaaacaaacaaacttcaTGGGAATTCAAGATTAATTAAAAAATGTGCTACTTATTTATGAAAATGTgtcagagaaactggaaacaaaattttcttaagggaagacaaaacaaaccaaaTCATTTTCTTTACTATTCATCCAAGCATGGAAGATTGTTGTGATTGCTTACTCTCGCGTAGTTCATTTAGATAATCAACTCACTAGAAGTTACTCAAGAAGAAAGAATTGTCGTTTTGATACCTTACATTAAATGGATATTTCTGTCCACGCGTTGTTACGTCAAACTAGAATTATGCTAGGTATTTCCCCAAGGCATTCTTAATTTAAAGTTTGCAATATGTTCTTGACAGTTctaccacattgatgacagagtTCTAAGAGAGTTGATCATGTAGATCTTTTATACTAGCTTCAGTGGAGATGTCGCGTCTTAGTTTTGCATATTCGTTAGTGTCGGGTTCTGTATCTTCATTTCTCTGAGAATTATTTACACATGTACTCACCTAAACATAATGTTAGGTCAGCAAACACGTCAGTTATTGCTAAGGGTTCTACTAGCTTTCTTTTTCCCAATGTTTGTGGACTTTTAAGAATGAGAGcgatagaaacaaaattttatttgaCCGTATAGTTTGACGCTACCGTGGTTCAAAATGAATGCAACGTAAACGGATACAATCCAGGAAGCCCAGGTCTTCAATCGCAACTTTTTAAATTACAATTCAATTCAAACCACAAAACCAGAATGATATCAAACTAATATGTCTGCTTGTTCACCTGGCTACTGTGCGATCTGTAATCTTCCTTGTTCATAAGCTATTATTTTCAACCCCGATGACACGTAACGAATATAGCTTGAAGTCTGTCTACTGCAATACAGAATTTATAATGCCTTTAGTGATCCAACCTCCCTTTCACTACTGTAGCCCCGTTTGGCATGGGTTGTGAAATAATTTGAGTGACAAagataaaaattgcaaaaccctTCAGCTAGAGTTATTTTAAAAGGTAATTATGAAGAAAGTTCAAGCTTGCTTCTTGAAATAATTAATGCGACCAACTAACTGTgagaatggaaaacaaaaagctATGATGATGTTAAGTCGGCCTTAACGGATTGGCGCCAGCTTATTTGCGAGAACTTTCAGTGAGCGGGGCACAGACTGTGAACTCTTCCGTAAATTAACATCGGTCAAGCTGCGTACTATTTGAGACGTAGCTTCAGTTTCGGTACAGCGGCTCCCTAGTATGGAATTTCTTACCCAAGAGTACCAGAAAAATCATCTCAATTGGGCGGGTCAAGAAGAAGATTGGTTTCGCAATTAAATCGTCAAACTCACTCTCGGCAATCTTGTAAAACAtcattttagcagtatttttaatttttaactcttaaTGATACTACGTAATTACTGAAGATTTTACCTAG
This genomic interval carries:
- the LOC136931012 gene encoding uncharacterized protein, with protein sequence MNDKEYRPFRQNGACCVIRIKRLCSRDQLTDFGVRVSDESFTGLVCEGKFTICHGVSSITSSPSYDQQFGTVQAAPVGPPYDQQFGIVEEAAVGYLYNQQLGTVQIAAICPPYSYDQQFGAVAAAPEGGYFNPSPVPDVTNNTYCQQETHIVAAEPPERDCCFYCFYCSKGDKWYEPCGKGFCWILLLLLLWIPVGALMAAFFVIALAIWVILALNGAVIDFRKCGFFRDL